The proteins below are encoded in one region of Pontibacter deserti:
- a CDS encoding RNA polymerase sigma factor: protein MKKGLYETDEAIIAGIRSGDDRALTYLYKLHFPMISHFILSNSGTDDEAKDIYQEGVIVFYEKIKSDSLELTCQIKTYLYSVCRRLWLKRLAEKGRFATKVDDAENYLMLEEDAPQQEENERRFGVMEDAMNQLGEPCKTLLEDYYIRMQNMQDITDRFGYTNTDTAKNQKYKCLQRLKKLFFAAYQAEV, encoded by the coding sequence ATGAAGAAAGGTTTGTATGAGACGGATGAGGCGATAATAGCAGGTATCCGATCCGGAGACGATCGGGCTTTGACTTATCTGTACAAACTCCACTTCCCGATGATTTCTCATTTTATACTTAGCAATAGCGGAACCGACGACGAGGCTAAAGATATTTATCAGGAAGGCGTAATTGTTTTTTACGAAAAGATAAAGTCTGATAGCCTGGAGCTTACCTGCCAGATAAAGACATACTTATACTCTGTATGCCGCAGGCTCTGGCTTAAAAGGTTAGCTGAAAAAGGCCGCTTCGCCACTAAAGTGGATGATGCCGAGAACTACCTGATGCTGGAAGAAGATGCCCCGCAGCAGGAAGAAAATGAACGAAGATTCGGGGTGATGGAAGATGCCATGAACCAATTAGGGGAACCTTGCAAAACACTTCTGGAAGATTATTACATCCGGATGCAGAACATGCAGGACATTACCGACAGGTTTGGCTACACCAATACCGACACCGCCAAAAACCAGAAGTATAAATGCCTGCAGCGGCTTAAGAAATTATTTTTTGCTGCTTACCAGGCAGAAGTATAG
- a CDS encoding response regulator, with product MYKLQHILIVDDDQINNLFSQIILEDANACNMVSVCQSTVEALELLRSMSSNAEAPFPDLILLDINMPELDGFDFLERYHMLGYNEQYNTAISMFSTSDDPDHIERVKQFNSVIGFIQKPLSMATLHNILTHSN from the coding sequence ATGTATAAACTCCAGCACATTCTGATAGTAGACGATGACCAGATCAATAATTTGTTCTCGCAGATCATACTGGAAGATGCAAATGCCTGTAATATGGTATCGGTGTGCCAGAGTACAGTAGAGGCTCTGGAGCTGCTCCGAAGTATGAGCAGTAATGCCGAAGCTCCCTTTCCGGACCTTATTCTGTTGGATATAAACATGCCGGAACTTGATGGCTTTGATTTTCTGGAAAGGTACCATATGCTAGGGTATAACGAGCAATATAATACCGCTATTTCTATGTTCAGCACGTCAGATGACCCTGATCATATAGAGCGGGTAAAGCAGTTTAATTCCGTTATCGGTTTTATCCAAAAGCCTTTGTCTATGGCTACTCTCCACAACATACTAACCCACTCCAATTAA
- a CDS encoding carboxy terminal-processing peptidase has translation MLSLTTRLKIMLSVLAVILLTASFIFYQSNSTPEGKNEILLKVLMQGLNQGHFQPEKLDDDFSKKAFKLYLERLDYNKKFLMSSDVAKLRKYETAIDDQLRQGSYEFFDLSADMIEQRLKESQAYYKEILTKPFDFSKDETIELDGEKLAFAKDKNELKEAWRKQLKYQTLVRLADMQKEQEKAAVKGEKKETKTAEQMEAESRKKILELYDDLYERMNRISRDDRRATYINAITNVFDPHSGYFPPKAKSDFDIEFTGRLEGIGASLQEKDGQIKVAEIVPGSPSYLQGDLKPGDAIQKVAQGNKEPVIVEGMRLDDAIQLIRGKKGTEVRLTVKKPDGSIKVIPIVRDVIVFEETYAQSAMIEGGQKIGYIKLPGFYADFEGNGGPSSAEDVKREVEKLKTAGMKGLVLDLRNNGGGSLGDAVEMAGLFIKQGPIVQVKDARGKSVVLDDRDPQVQYDGPLVILVNANSASASEILAAAMQDYKRAVIVGSPTYGKGTVQQFFELDQALPSQFDSYKPFGALKLTTQKFYRVNGGTTQLRGVTPDVILPDVYAYLEFGEKEQDFPLPFDEIKPANYTPWSNAKLNINQIQAHSRERINTNKSFALIKESAERLKKQSDITVRSLELKKYMEEEKRAEAETKRYEAAQKEVPVLTVSRLPEDLKALGTDTAKVARNKEFLKSLKQDIYLEEAVEVINKDLK, from the coding sequence ATGCTATCCTTGACAACCAGACTTAAAATAATGTTATCTGTACTGGCAGTTATACTGCTTACAGCTTCTTTCATTTTTTACCAGTCCAATTCTACACCGGAAGGTAAAAATGAGATTTTGCTGAAAGTACTGATGCAGGGCCTTAACCAGGGCCATTTTCAGCCTGAGAAATTAGATGATGATTTCTCTAAAAAGGCTTTTAAATTATACCTGGAGCGCCTGGACTATAATAAAAAATTCCTGATGAGCTCTGATGTGGCAAAGCTTCGCAAATACGAAACCGCCATAGATGACCAATTGCGCCAGGGGAGCTACGAGTTCTTCGACCTGTCTGCCGACATGATTGAGCAGCGTCTGAAAGAATCGCAGGCTTACTACAAAGAGATACTGACCAAACCATTTGATTTCTCTAAAGATGAAACCATAGAGCTTGATGGCGAGAAGCTTGCTTTTGCTAAAGATAAAAACGAGCTGAAAGAAGCATGGCGCAAGCAGCTAAAGTACCAGACATTGGTGCGCTTAGCCGATATGCAGAAAGAACAGGAAAAAGCAGCAGTCAAAGGTGAGAAAAAAGAGACTAAAACAGCTGAGCAAATGGAAGCTGAGTCTCGCAAGAAGATTCTGGAACTGTACGATGACCTGTACGAGCGTATGAACCGCATCTCCCGCGACGACAGACGAGCTACGTATATCAATGCCATTACCAACGTGTTTGATCCACACAGCGGCTACTTCCCTCCAAAGGCTAAGTCAGATTTCGATATCGAATTTACAGGTCGCTTAGAAGGTATAGGTGCTTCGCTGCAGGAGAAAGATGGCCAGATAAAAGTAGCTGAAATTGTACCGGGTAGCCCATCTTATTTGCAAGGTGATCTGAAGCCAGGTGATGCTATACAAAAAGTAGCTCAAGGCAATAAGGAGCCTGTTATTGTGGAAGGTATGCGTCTTGATGATGCCATCCAGCTGATCCGTGGTAAGAAAGGTACTGAAGTACGCCTTACAGTTAAAAAGCCGGATGGTTCTATAAAAGTTATCCCTATCGTTCGCGATGTGATCGTGTTTGAAGAAACCTATGCACAATCTGCCATGATAGAAGGTGGCCAGAAAATAGGTTACATTAAGTTACCTGGTTTCTATGCTGACTTTGAAGGCAACGGTGGCCCAAGCAGTGCCGAAGATGTGAAGCGCGAAGTTGAAAAGCTGAAAACAGCCGGTATGAAAGGTCTGGTTCTTGACCTTCGTAATAATGGTGGTGGCTCATTAGGTGATGCCGTTGAAATGGCAGGCTTATTTATAAAACAAGGTCCGATTGTGCAGGTGAAAGATGCACGTGGTAAATCTGTAGTGCTTGATGACCGCGACCCACAGGTACAATACGATGGTCCGTTGGTTATACTTGTGAACGCTAACAGTGCATCCGCTTCTGAAATTCTGGCAGCTGCCATGCAGGACTATAAACGTGCTGTAATTGTAGGTAGCCCAACTTATGGTAAAGGAACTGTGCAGCAGTTTTTTGAACTAGACCAGGCGCTGCCTTCTCAGTTCGACTCTTATAAACCGTTTGGTGCTTTAAAGCTTACAACACAGAAGTTTTACCGCGTAAATGGTGGTACAACCCAGCTGCGTGGCGTTACACCTGATGTGATCTTACCGGATGTATATGCTTACCTGGAGTTTGGTGAGAAAGAGCAGGATTTCCCGCTTCCTTTCGATGAAATTAAACCGGCTAACTACACACCTTGGTCAAATGCAAAGCTTAACATTAACCAGATACAGGCACACAGCCGTGAGCGAATCAACACGAACAAGAGCTTTGCTCTGATCAAAGAAAGTGCTGAACGTCTTAAAAAGCAATCAGACATTACGGTTCGTTCGCTGGAATTGAAAAAGTATATGGAAGAAGAGAAAAGAGCTGAAGCTGAAACAAAACGTTACGAAGCAGCTCAGAAAGAAGTACCAGTACTAACTGTAAGCAGATTACCAGAAGACCTGAAAGCGTTAGGTACTGATACTGCTAAGGTTGCCCGTAACAAGGAATTCCTTAAAAGCTTAAAACAGGATATTTACCTGGAAGAAGCAGTGGAAGTAATTAACAAGGATCTGAAGTAA
- a CDS encoding general stress protein: MNRTDKAGMMTAMFRDRESAERAFNELRARGYDKDDINVVMSDDARKRHFRGEHADDTTELGNKSLEGAGAGSAIGGTLGAIVGAIAAIGTSVAIPGLGLVVAGPLAAGLAGAGAGGLTGGLLGALVGAGIPEERAKVYESGIKEGNIVLGFKPHSVEDARYFEEHFQKHRGEHIYY; this comes from the coding sequence ATGAACAGAACAGATAAAGCGGGCATGATGACAGCCATGTTCCGTGACAGAGAAAGTGCAGAACGTGCATTTAACGAGCTTCGCGCACGTGGTTATGATAAAGATGATATCAACGTTGTGATGTCAGATGATGCCAGAAAAAGACACTTCAGAGGAGAGCATGCCGACGATACTACAGAGCTTGGCAATAAATCTCTGGAAGGTGCCGGTGCTGGTTCTGCCATTGGTGGTACTTTAGGTGCTATAGTTGGTGCAATTGCTGCTATTGGTACATCTGTAGCCATTCCTGGTTTAGGTTTAGTAGTAGCTGGTCCGTTGGCGGCTGGTCTGGCTGGTGCCGGAGCTGGTGGCTTAACAGGTGGTTTATTAGGTGCCCTTGTTGGTGCTGGTATACCTGAAGAACGTGCTAAAGTATATGAATCAGGTATAAAAGAAGGTAATATAGTACTTGGCTTTAAACCACACAGCGTTGAAGATGCCCGCTATTTCGAGGAGCATTTCCAGAAGCATCGTGGAGAACATATCTATTATTAA
- a CDS encoding arylesterase: MKNILFFGDSLTAGYGLPQSQAYPSLIQQQLQQEGYTDYHVINAGLSGDTTASGVHRLDKWLNQEVHIFVLALGANDGLRGIPTRETTINLQEMLDKAKRKWPEVKIILSGMEIPDIVPGRYAAEFRVLFRELAVKNNVSFVPFLLEGVAGMRHLNLPDGVHPNAEGQKLLAKHTWSILKDIL; this comes from the coding sequence ATGAAGAACATTCTTTTTTTTGGAGATAGTCTAACAGCAGGCTATGGTTTGCCGCAATCGCAGGCGTACCCGTCGCTTATACAGCAACAGTTGCAGCAGGAAGGGTATACAGATTACCACGTTATTAATGCTGGTTTGAGTGGTGATACAACAGCAAGTGGCGTACACCGGTTGGATAAGTGGCTAAACCAGGAGGTGCATATTTTTGTGCTGGCTTTGGGTGCTAATGATGGCTTACGGGGCATACCTACCCGCGAAACAACTATAAATCTTCAGGAAATGCTGGACAAGGCAAAGCGTAAGTGGCCGGAAGTGAAGATTATACTTTCTGGGATGGAGATACCGGACATTGTACCGGGGCGTTATGCCGCTGAGTTCAGGGTTCTGTTCCGGGAACTGGCGGTTAAGAACAATGTGTCTTTTGTTCCGTTTTTGCTGGAAGGAGTAGCAGGTATGCGGCATTTAAACCTGCCAGATGGCGTACACCCTAATGCAGAGGGGCAGAAGCTGCTGGCAAAACATACCTGGTCTATACTTAAAGACATACTCTAA
- a CDS encoding fasciclin domain-containing protein translates to MRERMLNPIAALAVTSCIMLFGCAGSDTTDSSTTDTTMSETQTMEGDVAAEDAGMEAEAEINYDDMFETMGNTKQYDVVALANSNQNLSTFVSLLEKAEIEDVLKSGGPFTVFIPTNNAFNKLSKEQLNTLTDPKNKVQLVQVLQAHIIPSKVYAADFKDAQTIKTAEGNIINVLVEPNNNVTIGGARIVKPNVEVSNGVVHIVDNVVTASNADGGLIDR, encoded by the coding sequence ATGAGAGAGAGAATGTTAAATCCGATTGCTGCTTTGGCGGTAACATCTTGCATAATGTTGTTTGGCTGCGCTGGCTCCGATACTACAGATAGCAGCACAACAGACACAACCATGAGCGAAACCCAGACAATGGAAGGCGATGTGGCAGCAGAGGATGCAGGAATGGAAGCTGAAGCCGAGATCAACTACGATGACATGTTTGAGACAATGGGCAATACAAAGCAATATGATGTTGTTGCCTTAGCCAACTCTAATCAAAACCTATCTACTTTCGTGTCGCTTCTGGAAAAAGCTGAGATTGAAGATGTATTGAAATCCGGAGGTCCTTTTACTGTTTTTATACCTACCAATAATGCATTTAATAAGTTAAGTAAAGAACAGCTGAATACATTAACAGACCCTAAAAATAAGGTACAGCTCGTACAGGTATTGCAAGCTCACATTATACCGTCTAAAGTATATGCGGCCGACTTTAAAGATGCCCAAACTATAAAAACGGCAGAAGGCAACATAATTAACGTGCTGGTAGAGCCAAACAATAATGTAACTATAGGCGGTGCCAGAATTGTTAAGCCCAATGTAGAGGTATCGAATGGTGTGGTACACATTGTAGATAATGTAGTAACAGCCAGCAACGCTGATGGTGGCTTGATTGACAGATAG
- a CDS encoding T9SS-dependent choice-of-anchor J family protein encodes MSKHLQKLFALVLICCAFLGSSNAWGQTNPAAQNLPFSTDFSSMQSTIVLPNGISVWTVAAKATKADAEASIPSGDAIIKVVSTVQTSSSNAYNYNKDGNNRIYIQPTANTTSGNNQIAAAINTTGKTGISIAYDIELINNQTRSVGVILQYRIGESGNWTTINSADYTTVNRPAGDVQSITASLPAEVENQPIVQIRWATYEYVVEGAGGSRDGIALDNIVIKDGEASQPPLTASVSALNFGSLAQNAQGSVLSYVLTANQLSSDLKIVTGGPFSISKVENETFTQEITFTAAELVTPQKVYVKVSTTTAGTFANSIVHSAEGIADVSVTASADVYSPYVQNFTNCTGNESLTGGWVQFSVTGAQTWACTTFGQQGNGVQMSGFANNVNNANEDWLISPKLDLTAYAFPLVSVNYRTKYAGDALSVMVSTNYSGTGNPAIATWTNLITLPADNADIWKLLENLDLNSYKSANTYIAFVYTSTADSPASAGSAARWTLDNFEVKDASNYLNTSNLNLNFAETAQGSTSAAQEFTFSAVGFAADVIVTAPANFELSKDGTEYTSSLTYTSAEAAASNKVYVRFAPATTSFISSGPITFTSGSEAPITRGMLTGSSMLKANTLEVVTWNMEWFGSTGSGPSDDALQYENVKKVITELNADIIGVQEVVDEAKIAQLAQEIGYAYVSETMSWQASNEQKVGFLYKLSTVTVKKEKVLLAKLFSDIKNNGVTLQDYPNNRSDLFWSSGRLPYMVEFEANIDGKKQRVHVVNIHAKANEDTDIFPYNRRKYDVKVLKDSLDVQYPNANLVLLGDYNDDVDVSVVGTNPSSFEVFVTDTEDYKTLTYDLSLAGKNTYESGSFKSFLDHLIISKEFEDEYVPGSIAIEEQLLNSITNFRNTTSDHLPVSARFILTATATPASVTFTSPSISKAEDAGSFTVSVTLSEGVGTEQTVTITPATSSTATVADYTLTGANNGAVTVTIPANSTTATFEVNITDDTETEDAEQVVFNITGASNGLEIGTAKTFTLTIEGNDAPTGIADGTKGQFSIYPNPVNSDVRFLLPERVAATAKVKMIVYSAEGRKVMNIAGTQDAVQAQLSSRVANLPAGIYMILIETGKEFFQTKMVKN; translated from the coding sequence ATGAGTAAACATTTACAAAAGCTATTCGCTCTTGTGCTTATTTGCTGTGCCTTTTTAGGTAGTAGCAATGCGTGGGGGCAAACAAATCCAGCTGCACAAAACCTGCCTTTTAGTACAGACTTTAGCAGCATGCAGAGTACAATTGTACTACCTAATGGTATTTCTGTGTGGACAGTTGCTGCAAAAGCTACTAAAGCAGATGCTGAAGCTTCTATACCGTCAGGTGATGCTATAATTAAAGTGGTATCTACTGTTCAAACGAGCAGCAGCAATGCTTACAACTATAACAAAGATGGCAACAATAGAATCTATATACAGCCAACTGCTAATACAACATCTGGAAATAATCAGATTGCTGCTGCTATAAACACTACTGGAAAAACTGGTATAAGTATAGCTTACGATATAGAACTTATCAATAACCAAACAAGATCTGTTGGTGTTATACTTCAATATCGTATTGGGGAATCGGGAAACTGGACAACGATAAATAGTGCAGATTATACTACCGTTAATAGACCGGCAGGTGATGTGCAATCAATTACTGCCTCATTACCGGCCGAGGTTGAAAATCAGCCAATTGTTCAAATTCGTTGGGCTACATATGAATATGTAGTTGAAGGTGCAGGTGGGTCACGTGATGGTATCGCCCTAGATAATATTGTGATTAAAGATGGTGAAGCTTCTCAACCACCATTAACTGCCAGCGTGTCCGCTTTAAACTTCGGTTCATTAGCGCAAAATGCACAAGGCAGTGTTTTGTCTTATGTGTTAACTGCGAACCAGCTAAGTTCAGATTTAAAAATTGTAACTGGAGGACCATTCAGTATTTCTAAAGTTGAAAATGAAACATTCACACAAGAAATTACTTTTACAGCAGCAGAATTAGTTACTCCGCAAAAAGTTTATGTAAAAGTTTCTACAACTACTGCAGGTACTTTCGCTAACAGTATTGTGCATTCAGCAGAAGGTATTGCGGATGTAAGTGTTACAGCGTCAGCTGATGTATATAGCCCTTATGTTCAAAATTTCACCAACTGTACAGGTAATGAAAGCCTTACCGGCGGTTGGGTACAGTTTAGTGTAACAGGCGCACAAACCTGGGCTTGTACAACATTTGGCCAGCAAGGTAATGGTGTGCAGATGAGCGGTTTCGCTAATAACGTGAATAATGCTAACGAAGATTGGTTAATCTCTCCGAAACTGGATCTGACAGCTTATGCTTTCCCGCTGGTGAGTGTTAACTATAGAACCAAGTATGCCGGCGATGCACTATCTGTTATGGTTTCGACAAACTATAGCGGTACAGGCAACCCTGCAATTGCAACATGGACAAATTTAATTACCCTGCCAGCTGATAATGCTGATATCTGGAAACTACTTGAAAACCTGGATCTGAATAGCTATAAATCAGCAAATACATACATTGCTTTTGTTTATACTTCAACAGCAGATAGTCCAGCTAGTGCAGGTAGTGCAGCCCGCTGGACACTGGATAACTTTGAAGTAAAAGATGCCAGTAATTACCTGAATACATCTAACCTGAACCTGAACTTTGCTGAAACTGCACAAGGTAGCACTTCTGCAGCGCAGGAATTTACGTTTAGTGCAGTAGGTTTTGCAGCAGATGTAATAGTAACTGCTCCAGCTAATTTCGAGCTTTCAAAAGATGGTACTGAATATACTTCTTCTTTGACTTATACTTCTGCAGAAGCTGCGGCATCTAATAAAGTATATGTACGTTTTGCGCCAGCTACTACATCTTTCATCAGCTCTGGCCCCATAACCTTTACCAGTGGTTCCGAAGCTCCGATTACACGCGGAATGCTGACAGGTTCTTCTATGCTGAAAGCCAACACCCTTGAAGTTGTTACCTGGAACATGGAATGGTTTGGCTCAACTGGCAGTGGCCCATCGGATGACGCCTTACAATACGAAAACGTTAAGAAAGTAATTACAGAACTGAATGCTGATATTATAGGTGTTCAGGAAGTAGTAGATGAAGCTAAAATAGCACAGCTAGCCCAGGAAATTGGTTATGCTTACGTAAGTGAGACAATGAGCTGGCAGGCATCTAACGAGCAGAAAGTCGGGTTCCTTTATAAGCTATCAACAGTTACTGTTAAAAAAGAGAAAGTATTGCTTGCTAAATTGTTCTCAGATATCAAAAACAACGGTGTAACGCTGCAGGACTATCCTAACAACAGATCTGACCTGTTCTGGTCGAGTGGCAGATTGCCGTACATGGTAGAGTTTGAGGCCAATATTGACGGTAAAAAACAAAGAGTACATGTGGTTAACATCCACGCCAAAGCAAACGAAGATACCGATATCTTCCCTTACAACAGACGTAAGTATGATGTTAAGGTGCTGAAAGACTCTTTAGATGTACAATACCCAAATGCTAACCTGGTACTTCTAGGTGACTATAATGATGATGTGGATGTATCTGTAGTTGGTACAAATCCATCTTCTTTTGAAGTTTTTGTTACAGATACTGAAGATTACAAAACACTTACTTATGACCTGAGCCTTGCTGGTAAGAATACATATGAATCAGGTTCTTTCAAAAGCTTCCTGGATCATCTTATCATATCAAAAGAATTTGAAGATGAATATGTGCCAGGCTCTATCGCCATTGAAGAACAGTTGCTGAACAGCATCACGAATTTCAGAAATACAACTTCAGATCACTTACCGGTATCTGCACGATTTATACTTACAGCTACTGCAACTCCGGCATCTGTAACGTTTACTTCACCAAGTATAAGCAAAGCCGAAGACGCAGGCTCGTTTACAGTGTCGGTTACGCTATCAGAAGGAGTGGGAACTGAGCAAACTGTAACTATAACTCCGGCAACAAGCAGCACTGCTACTGTAGCAGATTATACTTTAACTGGTGCTAATAATGGTGCCGTTACCGTAACTATACCTGCTAATTCCACAACTGCTACTTTTGAGGTTAACATTACTGATGATACTGAGACTGAAGATGCAGAGCAGGTAGTGTTTAACATTACTGGTGCCAGCAATGGTTTAGAGATCGGTACAGCCAAAACCTTCACTTTAACAATTGAAGGAAATGATGCTCCAACCGGTATAGCTGATGGTACAAAAGGTCAATTCAGCATTTATCCGAACCCTGTTAACAGCGATGTTAGATTCCTGTTACCGGAGCGTGTAGCTGCAACAGCTAAAGTTAAAATGATTGTATATTCTGCAGAAGGCAGAAAAGTAATGAATATTGCAGGTACCCAGGATGCTGTTCAAGCGCAATTAAGCAGCCGCGTTGCAAACCTTCCTGCTGGTATCTATATGATCCTGATCGAAACAGGTAAAGAGTTCTTCCAGACTAAAATGGTTAAGAACTAA
- a CDS encoding ferritin-like domain-containing protein translates to MQNMNERAADVLNELTQFVNDRIEGYKTAAQDTRDPAHKAYYNELVQQSQQFSNELNSTLSRIGGETQRDTTMKGKLYRGWMDVKSGITGKDEKAIIESNLYGEEWAQKAYNDALEHRAELPQEVVQMVEKQKQASIATCEHLKQMKTTVD, encoded by the coding sequence ATGCAAAACATGAATGAAAGAGCTGCCGATGTGCTGAACGAGCTAACGCAGTTCGTTAACGACAGAATAGAAGGTTATAAAACAGCTGCACAGGATACCAGAGACCCTGCGCATAAAGCTTACTATAACGAACTGGTACAACAAAGCCAGCAATTCTCTAATGAGCTGAACAGCACCCTGAGCCGCATTGGTGGCGAAACACAGCGCGATACTACTATGAAAGGAAAGCTCTACAGAGGCTGGATGGATGTTAAGTCCGGTATTACAGGCAAAGACGAAAAAGCGATTATAGAATCGAACCTGTATGGTGAAGAATGGGCTCAGAAGGCATACAACGATGCATTAGAACACAGAGCTGAGCTGCCTCAGGAAGTAGTACAGATGGTTGAAAAGCAGAAACAGGCATCTATTGCTACCTGTGAGCACCTGAAGCAGATGAAAACCACTGTTGATTAG
- a CDS encoding S1C family serine protease: MEYLMYEQIERYLSGKMVDDEKAAFEALIQTDLRLAEQVKEHRTLLQAMQQYGQRQELRSKLNSIHSKMEAEATHVELPMWRVFWNRHAQTMAVAASISLLSVFGTLWTVEQLKAPAQQQTARYVELRREVDKLKKAQTAIIKDINNTTKPAPRPARFSGTGFALSANGYLVTSSHVVEGADSIMIENTSGAKYKVSEVYRDQTHDLSILKIEDPTFEGFGKLPYTFKTAESDLGEMVYTLGYPREDVVFGEGSLSSTSGFEGDTTAYQISIPLNPGNSGGPLLDDKGNLIGVISGKQAGQEGAAFAIKSAYLLQLMSELPLATTLSPLSLPKHNTLAGNSRPQQLKKLKDFVFVVKVYN; encoded by the coding sequence ATGGAATACCTGATGTACGAACAAATAGAGCGGTACCTTTCCGGCAAAATGGTTGATGATGAAAAAGCAGCTTTCGAAGCGCTGATTCAGACAGACCTGCGGCTGGCTGAGCAAGTGAAAGAGCACCGAACTTTGCTGCAGGCCATGCAGCAATATGGTCAGCGCCAGGAGCTACGCAGCAAATTGAACTCCATTCACTCTAAGATGGAAGCCGAAGCTACTCACGTAGAACTTCCGATGTGGCGCGTATTCTGGAACCGCCATGCACAAACTATGGCTGTAGCTGCCAGCATTTCTTTATTATCTGTGTTTGGCACACTTTGGACCGTAGAGCAATTAAAAGCACCCGCACAGCAGCAAACTGCCCGTTACGTAGAGCTTCGCCGTGAAGTTGATAAGCTGAAAAAAGCACAGACGGCTATTATTAAAGATATTAACAATACTACCAAGCCTGCTCCACGCCCTGCCCGTTTTAGCGGTACTGGTTTTGCCCTTAGCGCGAATGGTTACCTGGTTACCAGTTCGCACGTAGTGGAGGGCGCCGACTCCATCATGATCGAAAACACATCAGGAGCAAAGTATAAAGTAAGCGAAGTATACCGCGACCAGACCCACGATTTGTCTATACTTAAAATAGAAGATCCGACCTTTGAAGGCTTTGGTAAATTACCTTATACTTTCAAAACTGCTGAATCTGATCTGGGCGAGATGGTTTATACCTTAGGCTATCCGCGCGAAGATGTAGTTTTTGGAGAAGGCTCACTTAGCTCTACTTCCGGTTTTGAAGGAGATACTACAGCTTACCAGATATCTATACCGCTTAACCCTGGAAACAGCGGCGGCCCTTTACTGGATGACAAAGGTAATCTGATCGGTGTGATCAGCGGAAAGCAGGCAGGTCAGGAAGGTGCAGCCTTTGCTATTAAATCGGCTTACCTGTTACAGCTGATGAGCGAGTTACCGTTAGCCACTACCCTTTCGCCTTTATCGTTACCGAAACACAACACACTGGCCGGCAACAGCAGACCACAGCAACTCAAAAAACTTAAAGACTTTGTGTTTGTAGTGAAAGTATATAATTAG
- a CDS encoding DUF4142 domain-containing protein produces MKRMFYAALLVAATTVAACTPDKKTEDTEVVEAAEAAEEETGSETAADTTLTDDKKEFMKQLAQHNLLQIAIGRLASTKSTNNEVKQNGQQMVQLYTNSQTKLQDLAQSYGMPLDTVLQEDYRKHIEDLTKLKAADFDKKYLEKVTDVQKDALDSFDGVLKDNAEADATAFGLWARTSEKELRAQYEQALTRQQQLKNDQ; encoded by the coding sequence ATGAAAAGAATGTTTTATGCTGCACTCTTGGTTGCAGCTACTACCGTTGCAGCCTGCACTCCGGATAAAAAAACAGAAGACACTGAAGTTGTGGAAGCTGCAGAGGCTGCAGAAGAAGAAACTGGCTCTGAGACCGCAGCCGATACTACCCTTACAGACGACAAGAAAGAATTTATGAAGCAACTGGCGCAGCATAACCTGCTACAGATTGCCATTGGCAGGCTGGCATCCACAAAAAGCACCAATAACGAAGTAAAACAGAATGGCCAGCAGATGGTGCAACTCTATACTAATAGCCAGACCAAACTACAGGACTTAGCCCAATCATATGGTATGCCGCTTGACACAGTGCTGCAGGAGGATTATCGTAAACATATAGAAGACCTTACAAAATTAAAGGCAGCTGATTTTGACAAGAAATACCTGGAGAAAGTAACAGATGTGCAAAAAGACGCTTTAGACTCATTTGACGGCGTACTGAAAGACAATGCTGAAGCAGATGCAACTGCATTTGGCTTATGGGCAAGAACATCAGAAAAAGAACTACGGGCACAATATGAGCAGGCACTTACCAGACAACAACAGCTGAAAAACGATCAGTAA